The Streptococcus toyakuensis genome has a window encoding:
- the tyrS gene encoding tyrosine--tRNA ligase, translated as MHIFDELKERGLIFQTTDEEALRKALEEGQVSYYTGYDPTADSLHLGHLVAILTSRRLQLAGHKPYALVGGATGLIGDPSFKDAERSLQTKDTVDGWVKSIQGQLSRFLDFENGENKAVMVNNYDWFGSISFIDFLRDIGKYFTVNYMMSKESVKKRIETGISYTEFAYQIMQGYDFFVLNQDHNVTLQIGGSDQWGNMTAGTELLRRKADKTGHVITVPLITDATGKKFGKSEGNAVWLNPEKTSPYEMYQFWMNVMDADAVRFLKIFTFLSLDEIEDIRKQFEAAPHERLAQKVLAREVVTLVHGEEAYKEALNITEQLFAGNIKNLSVKELKQGLRGVPNYQVQADENHNIVELLVSSGVVNSKRQAREDVQNGAIYVNGDRIQDLDYILSDADKLENELTVIRRGKKKYFVLTY; from the coding sequence ATGCACATTTTTGATGAGCTAAAAGAGCGTGGTTTGATTTTTCAAACGACTGATGAAGAAGCTTTGCGTAAAGCCCTAGAAGAAGGTCAAGTTTCTTATTATACTGGCTACGATCCAACTGCTGACAGCCTTCACCTAGGCCACCTTGTCGCAATCTTGACAAGTCGTCGCTTGCAACTAGCAGGTCACAAACCTTATGCGCTCGTTGGCGGTGCTACAGGTCTCATCGGAGATCCGTCCTTCAAAGATGCTGAACGTAGTCTCCAAACAAAAGACACAGTAGATGGCTGGGTCAAGTCTATCCAAGGACAACTTTCTCGTTTTCTTGACTTTGAAAATGGTGAAAACAAGGCTGTCATGGTCAACAACTACGACTGGTTTGGCAGCATCAGCTTCATTGACTTCCTCCGTGATATCGGAAAATACTTCACTGTCAACTACATGATGAGTAAAGAGTCTGTTAAAAAACGGATCGAAACAGGAATTTCTTACACTGAGTTTGCCTACCAAATCATGCAAGGTTACGACTTCTTCGTCCTTAACCAAGACCATAATGTGACGCTACAAATCGGTGGTTCTGACCAGTGGGGAAATATGACAGCTGGTACCGAATTACTTCGTCGTAAGGCTGACAAAACTGGACACGTTATCACAGTTCCGCTTATCACAGATGCAACTGGTAAGAAATTTGGTAAATCAGAAGGAAACGCCGTCTGGCTTAATCCTGAAAAGACTTCTCCATACGAAATGTACCAATTTTGGATGAACGTTATGGACGCAGACGCTGTTCGCTTCTTGAAGATCTTTACTTTCTTGTCACTTGATGAGATTGAAGACATCCGTAAACAATTTGAAGCAGCTCCACACGAACGCTTAGCTCAAAAAGTCTTGGCTCGTGAAGTCGTTACACTCGTTCACGGCGAAGAAGCTTACAAAGAAGCCCTCAACATCACTGAGCAACTCTTTGCAGGAAACATCAAGAATCTTTCTGTTAAAGAGCTCAAACAAGGACTTCGTGGTGTACCAAACTACCAAGTACAAGCAGATGAAAACCACAATATCGTGGAACTGCTCGTTTCATCTGGTGTGGTTAACTCAAAACGCCAAGCCCGTGAAGATGTCCAAAACGGAGCTATCTACGTAAACGGCGACCGTATCCAAGACCTTGACTATATCTTGAGTGATGCAGATAAGTTAGAAAACGAACTGACTGTTATCCGTCGCGGTAAGAAAAAATACTTTGTATTGACTTACTAA
- the pbp1b gene encoding penicillin-binding protein PBP1B, with protein sequence MQNQLNELKRKMLEFFQRLKSKINHKKSEKVSEEKQSDGTGGRILSILGSILVAIKGILNTLFILGFIGGLFGAGVALGYGVALFDKAKVPQSEDLVKQVKNISSISEIVYADGSVIASIESDLLRTSVSSEEISDNLKKAIVATEDEHFLEHKGVVPKAVIRATLGTFAGLGSSSGGSTLTQQLIKQQVVGDAPTLARKATEIVDALALERSMSKDEILTTYLNVAPFGRNHKGQNIAGAQQAAEGIFGIDANKLSIPQAAFLAGLPQSPITYSPYENTGELKSDEDLELGLKRAKDVLYNMYRTGALTQEEYDQYKDYNLKQDFLPSGTINAVSRDYLYFTAMAEATDRMYDYLVQQDNVSSQELKKEAVQKAYHERAEQELSNGGYKITTTINKKIHTAMQNAVANYGRLVDDSTGQPEVGNVLMDNKTGAVLGFVGGRNYQINQNNHAFDTKRSPASTTKPLLAYGIAIDQGLMGSASILSNYPTKFSNGNPIMYVNSPGTGMMTLGEALNYSWNIPAYWTYRMLREKGVDVKGYMEKMGYEIPEYGIESLPMGGGIEVTVAQHTNGYQTIANNGVYHQKHVISKIESPDGTVIYEFQDKPVQVYSKATATIMQSLLREVISSRITSSFQTDLASINSSLARADWIGKTGTTNEDENMWLMLSTPRLTLGGWLGHDDNRPMAKGAGHYRNAKYMAYLVNAIQQAEPGVWGNERFNLDSSVTQSQVLRSTGQKPGKVSVNGKTVDLSGSTVTSYWANKAGAPTTSYHFAIGGSEADYQNAWSSIVSTLPTPSSSSTSSNNSSSSSSNNSSNSSATRPSSSTTRR encoded by the coding sequence ATGCAAAATCAATTAAATGAATTAAAACGAAAAATGCTGGAATTTTTCCAGCGATTAAAATCAAAAATAAATCATAAAAAATCAGAGAAAGTCTCAGAAGAGAAGCAGTCGGATGGGACAGGTGGGAGAATTCTGTCTATTCTAGGTAGCATTTTAGTTGCTATCAAGGGAATTTTGAATACTCTCTTTATTCTAGGCTTTATCGGTGGGCTTTTTGGTGCTGGTGTAGCTCTTGGTTATGGAGTTGCTTTGTTTGACAAGGCTAAGGTTCCCCAATCGGAGGACTTGGTCAAGCAGGTTAAAAATATTTCTTCCATCTCAGAAATTGTTTATGCAGATGGGAGTGTCATTGCTTCTATCGAGAGTGACCTACTGCGAACTTCTGTTTCATCTGAGGAAATATCAGACAATCTCAAAAAGGCTATCGTTGCTACTGAGGACGAACATTTTCTTGAACATAAAGGGGTTGTGCCCAAAGCTGTGATTCGGGCGACTTTGGGAACTTTTGCAGGTTTGGGTTCATCTAGCGGGGGCTCGACCTTGACCCAACAGTTAATCAAGCAACAAGTGGTCGGAGATGCTCCGACTTTGGCTCGTAAGGCTACAGAAATTGTCGATGCCCTTGCCTTGGAACGCAGCATGAGCAAGGATGAAATCTTGACTACTTATCTCAATGTCGCTCCCTTTGGTCGAAATCATAAAGGGCAGAATATTGCAGGTGCCCAGCAAGCTGCTGAAGGGATTTTCGGTATCGATGCCAACAAGTTGAGTATTCCTCAAGCCGCTTTCCTAGCAGGTTTGCCACAGAGTCCGATTACTTATTCTCCTTATGAAAATACTGGAGAGTTAAAGAGTGATGAAGACTTAGAACTTGGTTTGAAACGGGCCAAGGATGTTCTCTACAACATGTACCGTACGGGTGCTCTGACTCAAGAAGAATACGACCAGTACAAGGATTATAATCTCAAACAAGATTTCTTGCCATCAGGAACTATCAATGCTGTTTCGAGGGATTACCTTTACTTTACGGCTATGGCTGAAGCGACAGACCGTATGTATGATTATTTAGTTCAACAGGACAATGTCTCTAGTCAGGAGTTGAAAAAGGAAGCAGTTCAAAAGGCCTATCATGAGCGAGCTGAGCAGGAACTAAGTAACGGTGGCTATAAAATCACGACAACAATCAATAAAAAAATCCATACTGCCATGCAAAATGCAGTTGCTAACTACGGTCGTTTGGTAGATGATTCGACTGGCCAGCCTGAAGTAGGGAATGTTTTGATGGACAATAAAACGGGGGCTGTTCTAGGCTTTGTTGGTGGTCGTAATTACCAAATAAACCAAAACAATCACGCCTTTGACACTAAGCGCTCGCCAGCCTCTACAACCAAGCCTTTATTGGCCTACGGTATTGCCATTGACCAAGGCTTGATGGGTAGCGCTAGTATCTTGTCCAATTATCCGACAAAATTCTCTAATGGCAATCCTATCATGTATGTAAATAGTCCAGGTACAGGCATGATGACTTTGGGTGAAGCCTTGAACTATTCATGGAATATCCCAGCCTATTGGACCTATCGTATGCTTCGTGAGAAGGGTGTGGATGTCAAGGGCTACATGGAGAAAATGGGTTACGAGATTCCGGAGTACGGTATCGAAAGTCTGCCTATGGGCGGTGGTATTGAAGTCACAGTTGCCCAGCATACCAATGGTTATCAAACAATTGCTAATAACGGTGTTTACCATCAGAAACATGTGATTTCTAAGATTGAATCACCTGACGGTACAGTAATCTATGAATTCCAAGACAAACCAGTTCAAGTGTACTCGAAGGCAACGGCAACAATTATGCAGAGTTTGCTTCGTGAGGTGATTTCCTCTCGAATCACTTCAAGTTTCCAAACGGATTTAGCTTCTATCAATTCAAGCTTAGCTCGTGCAGACTGGATTGGTAAGACTGGTACAACCAATGAAGATGAAAACATGTGGCTCATGCTGTCAACACCAAGATTGACTCTAGGTGGTTGGCTAGGTCATGACGACAACCGTCCAATGGCTAAGGGGGCTGGGCATTATCGAAATGCCAAATATATGGCTTACTTGGTCAATGCTATCCAACAGGCCGAGCCTGGTGTTTGGGGCAATGAACGCTTTAATCTTGATTCTAGTGTGACCCAATCTCAAGTTCTCAGATCTACAGGACAGAAGCCAGGCAAAGTGTCCGTTAATGGAAAAACAGTTGATCTTTCAGGTTCTACTGTAACGAGCTATTGGGCTAATAAAGCGGGAGCTCCTACAACAAGCTATCACTTTGCTATTGGAGGAAGTGAAGCAGATTATCAAAACGCTTGGTCAAGTATCGTTAGTACATTACCAACTCCTTCTAGCTCAAGTACTAGTTCGAATAACAGTTCAAGTAGTAGTTCTAACAACAGTAGCAATTCAAGCGCTACTAGACCTTCTTCTTCAACGACGAGACGATAA
- a CDS encoding DMT family transporter — MNQYQKKIVKGTIYSLLSGLIWGICGILGEYFFTHYQVSSGWITSMRLTLAGSLVLIWSAMQLKSQVLDIWRDKKNYLPFLAYAILGIFSVQYFFYLCVEYSNAATATILQFISPVFILFYNRLVYQKRASKSAIFYVWVAMLGVCLMATKGDLSQLSMTPLALVTGLLSAMGVMFNVILPQPFAKRYGFVPTVGWGMILAGLFSNVLSPVYQLSFTLDIWSILICLIIAFFGTAFAFFISMKAVSLVSPLVVSVISASEPLSSALLSVLFLGLVVDWSLLLAMALIILPMIFLSIEEAKESK; from the coding sequence ATGAATCAGTATCAGAAAAAGATTGTTAAAGGAACTATTTATTCGCTCCTATCCGGCTTAATCTGGGGAATCTGTGGAATTTTAGGAGAATATTTCTTTACTCATTATCAAGTGTCCTCTGGCTGGATTACCTCTATGCGTTTGACATTGGCAGGGAGTCTTGTGCTCATTTGGTCTGCAATGCAATTAAAATCGCAAGTGTTAGATATCTGGCGAGACAAGAAAAATTACCTGCCCTTTCTAGCCTATGCTATTTTGGGGATTTTTTCAGTTCAGTATTTTTTCTATCTCTGTGTAGAATACTCAAATGCTGCGACAGCAACTATTTTACAGTTTATCAGTCCTGTCTTTATCCTCTTTTACAATCGCTTGGTTTATCAAAAACGAGCGTCAAAAAGCGCTATTTTTTATGTTTGGGTTGCCATGTTGGGTGTTTGCCTGATGGCGACAAAGGGGGATCTCTCTCAATTATCCATGACACCACTAGCACTTGTGACGGGTTTGCTGAGTGCCATGGGGGTTATGTTTAATGTTATCTTACCCCAACCTTTTGCGAAGCGCTATGGTTTTGTACCCACGGTTGGGTGGGGGATGATTTTGGCAGGTTTATTTAGCAATGTCCTCTCGCCGGTTTACCAGCTTTCCTTTACTCTGGATATTTGGAGTATCTTGATTTGCCTCATTATCGCTTTTTTCGGGACGGCTTTTGCCTTTTTCATTTCCATGAAGGCAGTGTCCTTGGTTTCTCCTTTAGTGGTTTCTGTTATCAGTGCCAGTGAACCTCTCTCTTCTGCCCTTTTGAGTGTTTTATTTTTAGGCTTGGTAGTGGATTGGTCCCTTCTTCTAGCTATGGCCTTGATTATTTTGCCCATGATTTTCCTATCGATAGAAGAAGCGAAAGAAAGTAAATAA
- the dapD gene encoding 2,3,4,5-tetrahydropyridine-2,6-dicarboxylate N-acetyltransferase: MTATKMNAQEIIQFIANAEKRTSVKVTFEGQLATAVPSSVVKLGNVLFGDWKDVAPLLDGLVENQDYVVEQDARNSAVPLLDKRAINARIEPGAIIRDQVEIGDNAVIMMGAVINIGAEIGAGTMIDMGAILGGRAIVGKNSHVGAGAVLAGVIEPASAEPVRVGDNVLIGANAVVIEGVQIGSGSVVAAGAIVTQDVPENVVVAGVPARIIKEIDAQTQQKTALEDALRTL, from the coding sequence ATGACTGCTACAAAAATGAACGCTCAAGAAATTATCCAATTTATCGCCAATGCCGAAAAGAGAACCAGTGTTAAAGTAACCTTTGAAGGACAACTTGCAACTGCTGTACCAAGCTCTGTTGTCAAACTAGGGAATGTACTATTTGGAGACTGGAAAGATGTGGCTCCGCTTCTCGATGGTTTGGTAGAAAATCAAGACTATGTTGTTGAGCAAGATGCTCGTAATTCTGCAGTTCCCTTGCTAGACAAACGTGCTATCAATGCTCGTATCGAGCCAGGTGCTATTATCCGTGATCAGGTTGAAATTGGTGACAATGCTGTTATCATGATGGGAGCTGTTATCAATATCGGTGCTGAAATCGGTGCAGGAACCATGATTGACATGGGGGCTATCCTTGGTGGCCGTGCTATCGTTGGGAAAAACAGTCACGTTGGTGCAGGTGCCGTTCTTGCAGGTGTGATTGAGCCAGCTAGCGCAGAACCAGTCCGTGTTGGAGACAATGTTCTCATCGGTGCCAACGCAGTGGTTATCGAAGGGGTCCAAATCGGTAGTGGTTCAGTTGTCGCAGCAGGAGCTATTGTTACCCAGGATGTCCCAGAAAACGTGGTGGTAGCAGGTGTTCCAGCTCGTATCATCAAAGAGATTGATGCCCAAACCCAACAAAAAACAGCGCTAGAGGATGCGCTTCGTACCTTATAA
- a CDS encoding N-acetyldiaminopimelate deacetylase produces the protein MLDLIQTRRDLHQIPEIGLEEFKTHDYLLDMIEKLTAGKDFVQVRTWRTGILVYLQGSQPERTIGWRTDIDGLPIVEQTGLPFASQHQDRMHACGHDFHMTIALGCLERALEEQPKNNLLFLFQPAEENEAGGMLMYEDGAFGDWLPDQFYGLHVRPDLKVGQIATNTHTLFAGTCEVKIRFKGKGGHAAFPHEANDALVAASYFVTQVQSVVSRNVNPIEGAVVTFGLFQAGTTNNVITDTAFLHGTIRALTQDMSLLVQRRVKTVAEGVAAAFDMEVEVELKQGGYLPVENNPALARELMDFFEEKDEIELIDIEPAMTGEDFGYLLSKVDGVMFWLGIDSPYALHHPQMSPKEEALAVGVEAVSSFLKKKAAE, from the coding sequence ATGTTAGATTTGATTCAGACAAGACGAGATTTGCACCAGATTCCAGAGATTGGCTTGGAGGAGTTCAAGACTCATGATTATTTGCTGGATATGATTGAGAAATTGACTGCGGGCAAGGATTTTGTTCAAGTTCGTACTTGGCGGACAGGGATTTTGGTTTATTTGCAGGGAAGTCAGCCAGAGCGTACCATTGGTTGGAGAACAGATATCGACGGTCTGCCTATCGTTGAACAAACAGGCCTTCCTTTCGCCTCTCAGCACCAAGATCGTATGCACGCTTGTGGACATGATTTTCATATGACCATTGCCTTGGGTTGTCTTGAGCGTGCACTGGAGGAGCAACCAAAGAACAATCTGCTCTTTCTATTTCAGCCTGCTGAAGAAAATGAAGCTGGTGGCATGCTCATGTATGAGGACGGCGCTTTTGGAGACTGGTTGCCAGACCAATTTTATGGTCTCCATGTCCGGCCAGATTTGAAAGTCGGCCAGATCGCGACCAATACCCATACTCTCTTTGCAGGGACCTGCGAGGTGAAGATTCGTTTCAAAGGAAAAGGAGGACATGCAGCCTTTCCACATGAAGCCAATGACGCTTTGGTAGCGGCTAGTTACTTTGTGACCCAGGTGCAGTCAGTTGTCAGCCGCAATGTCAACCCAATCGAGGGAGCAGTGGTGACCTTTGGTCTTTTCCAAGCCGGAACAACCAACAATGTCATCACAGACACAGCTTTTTTACATGGAACTATTCGGGCATTGACACAGGACATGAGTCTCTTGGTGCAAAGGCGGGTCAAAACAGTTGCAGAAGGAGTTGCAGCTGCCTTTGATATGGAAGTCGAAGTAGAACTCAAGCAAGGAGGCTACCTACCTGTTGAGAACAATCCAGCCTTGGCGCGTGAACTGATGGACTTTTTTGAAGAGAAAGACGAAATCGAGTTGATTGATATCGAACCTGCTATGACTGGTGAGGACTTTGGTTACCTCCTGTCGAAGGTAGATGGTGTTATGTTCTGGCTAGGTATTGATAGTCCCTACGCTCTTCACCACCCACAGATGAGTCCCAAGGAAGAAGCCTTAGCCGTTGGGGTGGAAGCAGTATCTAGTTTTCTGAAAAAGAAGGCAGCAGAGTAG
- a CDS encoding 5-formyltetrahydrofolate cyclo-ligase — MKAELRKKILQEMETLSQEQKQAMDRDLTERFLQHPFYQETKTIATYLSFPHEFQTQKLIEQALKDGKKVLIPKTYPKGGMDFVVYDSQQLVKTSFGLLEPQGNLEVVDASQIDLIHVPGLAFTTKGYRIGYGGGYYDRYLEHFSGHTLSTIYPCQIQDFIPENHDIPVQEVLIDEGNL, encoded by the coding sequence ATGAAAGCAGAACTACGCAAGAAAATTTTGCAAGAAATGGAGACTTTATCTCAGGAACAAAAACAGGCTATGGATCGAGATTTAACTGAGCGTTTCTTACAACACCCTTTTTACCAAGAAACCAAGACCATCGCAACTTATCTCTCTTTTCCTCATGAATTTCAAACACAGAAACTGATTGAGCAGGCGCTGAAGGACGGCAAGAAGGTTTTGATACCCAAAACTTATCCCAAGGGGGGCATGGACTTTGTGGTCTATGATTCGCAACAGTTGGTAAAAACTTCTTTTGGATTACTGGAGCCACAGGGAAATTTGGAAGTGGTGGATGCCTCTCAGATTGATTTGATTCATGTTCCTGGTCTGGCTTTTACGACGAAAGGATATCGGATTGGATACGGTGGAGGCTATTATGACCGCTATCTGGAACATTTTTCTGGTCATACTTTGAGTACGATCTATCCTTGTCAAATTCAGGACTTTATCCCTGAAAACCATGATATTCCTGTTCAGGAGGTACTGATTGATGAAGGAAATCTTTGA
- a CDS encoding rhomboid family intramembrane serine protease, translating to MKEIFDRRYPVTSFFLLVTALVFLLMLVTTGGNFDRADTLFRFGAMYGPAIRLFPEQIWRLFSAIFVHIGWEHFIVNMLSLYYLGRQVEEIFGSKKFFFLYLLSGMMGNLFVFVFSPKSLAAGASTSLYGLFAAIIILRYATRNPYIQQLGQSYLTLFVVNIIGSVLIPGISLAGHIGGAVGGAFLAIIFPVRGERRMYSTSQRLGAVVLFVGLAVLLLYKGMSYV from the coding sequence ATGAAGGAAATCTTTGATAGACGTTACCCTGTGACGAGTTTCTTTCTCTTAGTGACGGCCTTGGTATTTCTACTAATGTTGGTGACTACAGGTGGAAATTTTGACAGGGCGGATACCTTATTTCGATTTGGAGCCATGTATGGGCCGGCTATTCGCCTCTTTCCTGAGCAGATTTGGCGTCTCTTTTCTGCCATTTTTGTTCATATTGGGTGGGAACATTTCATTGTCAATATGCTTTCGCTCTATTATCTTGGTAGGCAAGTAGAGGAAATTTTCGGATCCAAGAAGTTTTTCTTTCTCTATCTTTTATCAGGAATGATGGGCAATCTCTTTGTTTTTGTATTTAGTCCCAAATCCTTAGCAGCAGGAGCCTCTACCTCTCTTTATGGGCTATTTGCTGCGATTATCATTCTTCGCTATGCAACGCGTAATCCTTATATCCAACAGTTAGGGCAATCTTATCTGACACTTTTTGTGGTTAACATTATTGGAAGTGTTCTGATTCCAGGAATCAGCCTAGCAGGCCATATCGGAGGAGCAGTTGGTGGAGCATTTCTAGCAATTATCTTTCCAGTTCGAGGAGAAAGACGGATGTATAGTACCAGCCAGAGGTTAGGAGCGGTAGTCTTGTTCGTAGGACTCGCAGTCTTGCTTCTCTACAAGGGAATGAGCTATGTGTAG
- a CDS encoding AAA family ATPase, with amino-acid sequence MENCVYIISGPPGVGKSTVSKELAYSFKKSAVIEGDMIYLMIKGGLVAPWEDDGYYMDLFWDNIISLINNFIDRGITVVIEYVIFEEQLKKIATFLKEKQISLKYCVLLAEEETLKKRDSLRKEIERTGDLSIQSRNEFLAKNIKKNHLLFTDQLDARETARIIKTSIRFVFEIL; translated from the coding sequence ATGGAAAATTGTGTTTACATCATTTCAGGCCCTCCTGGTGTTGGGAAAAGCACAGTCAGTAAGGAGTTGGCCTATTCTTTTAAGAAAAGTGCAGTAATTGAAGGCGACATGATTTATTTAATGATTAAAGGAGGACTCGTGGCTCCTTGGGAAGATGATGGTTATTACATGGATTTATTTTGGGATAATATCATCAGTCTGATCAATAATTTCATCGACCGAGGCATTACCGTTGTGATAGAATATGTCATTTTTGAAGAGCAACTAAAGAAAATTGCAACCTTCTTAAAAGAAAAACAAATCAGTTTAAAATACTGTGTCCTGCTGGCTGAAGAAGAAACCTTGAAAAAACGAGATTCCTTAAGGAAAGAAATTGAGAGAACAGGCGATTTATCAATCCAGTCAAGAAATGAGTTCCTAGCTAAAAATATCAAAAAAAATCACTTGCTGTTTACAGATCAGTTAGATGCTAGAGAAACGGCTCGGATCATCAAAACGTCAATCAGATTTGTGTTTGAAATTCTGTAG
- the galU gene encoding UTP--glucose-1-phosphate uridylyltransferase GalU, with protein MTSKVRKAVIPAAGLGTRFLPATKALAKEMLPIVDKPTIQFIVEEALKSGIEDILVVTGKSKRSIEDHFDSNFELEYNLKEKGKTDLLKLVDEATGMRLHFIRQTHPRGLGDAVLQAKAFVGNEPFVVMLGDDLMDITNTDAVPLTKQLMNDYEKTHASTIAVMPVPHEDVSSYGVIAPQGEGINGLYSVETFVEKPAPEDAPSDLAIIGRYLLTPEIFDILEKQAPGAGNEIQLTDAIDTLNKTQRVFAREFTGARYDVGDKFGFMKTSIDYALKHPQVKDDLKDYIIQLGKELAEGE; from the coding sequence ATGACATCAAAAGTTAGAAAGGCAGTCATCCCTGCTGCTGGACTCGGGACTCGATTTTTACCAGCAACCAAGGCACTTGCTAAAGAAATGTTGCCAATTGTAGATAAACCAACTATCCAGTTTATCGTGGAAGAGGCTCTCAAATCAGGTATTGAAGATATTCTGGTTGTCACTGGTAAATCAAAACGTTCTATTGAAGACCACTTTGACTCAAACTTTGAGCTTGAGTACAATCTCAAAGAAAAAGGCAAAACAGATCTATTGAAATTGGTAGATGAAGCAACTGGTATGCGCCTTCATTTCATCCGCCAAACTCACCCTCGTGGTCTTGGAGACGCTGTCTTACAAGCAAAAGCTTTTGTAGGGAATGAACCCTTCGTTGTTATGCTGGGTGATGATCTTATGGACATCACAAACACGGACGCCGTTCCTTTGACAAAACAACTGATGAATGATTACGAAAAGACACACGCATCAACCATTGCTGTCATGCCCGTACCACACGAAGACGTTTCATCATATGGAGTCATCGCTCCTCAAGGAGAAGGGATCAATGGACTCTATAGCGTTGAAACTTTCGTAGAAAAACCAGCTCCAGAAGATGCTCCAAGTGATTTAGCTATTATCGGTCGCTATCTTCTGACACCGGAAATTTTTGATATTCTCGAAAAGCAAGCTCCTGGTGCTGGAAATGAAATCCAGCTTACCGATGCGATCGATACGCTCAATAAAACACAGCGTGTTTTTGCCCGTGAATTTACAGGAGCTCGTTACGACGTTGGGGATAAGTTTGGCTTTATGAAAACGTCTATTGACTACGCCCTCAAGCACCCACAAGTCAAAGATGACTTGAAAGATTACATCATCCAACTGGGAAAAGAATTGGCTGAGGGAGAATAA
- a CDS encoding NAD(P)H-dependent glycerol-3-phosphate dehydrogenase yields the protein MEKQTIAVLGPGSWGTALSQVLNDNGHEVRIWGNLPEQINEINTYHTNKHYFKDVVLDENIIAYTDLAEALKDVDAILFVVPTKVTRLVAQQVAKTLDHKAIIMHASKGLEPDSHKRLSTILEEEIPEHLRSDIVVVSGPSHAEETIVRDLTLITAASKDLQIAQYVQELFSNHYFRLYTNTDVIGVETAGALKNIIAVGAGALHGLGFGDNAKAAIIARGLAEITRLGVALGASPLTYSGLSGVGDLIVTGTSIHSRNWRAGDALGRGESLADIEANMGMVIEGISTTRAAYELAQELGVYMPITQAIYQVIYHGTNIKDAIYDIMNNEFKAENEWS from the coding sequence ATGGAAAAACAAACCATCGCCGTCTTGGGGCCTGGTTCTTGGGGAACTGCCCTTTCACAAGTCTTAAATGACAATGGACACGAGGTACGTATTTGGGGAAATCTGCCCGAGCAAATCAATGAAATTAATACCTATCATACTAACAAGCACTACTTTAAAGATGTCGTTCTAGACGAAAATATCATTGCCTACACTGACTTAGCAGAGGCATTAAAAGATGTAGATGCGATTTTGTTTGTTGTCCCAACAAAAGTGACACGACTTGTTGCCCAACAAGTTGCAAAAACCTTGGACCATAAGGCTATCATCATGCACGCATCAAAGGGATTAGAGCCTGATAGCCATAAACGATTATCAACCATCCTTGAAGAAGAAATTCCTGAACATCTCCGCAGTGATATTGTCGTTGTTTCAGGACCTAGTCATGCGGAAGAAACCATTGTACGTGACCTGACTTTAATCACTGCTGCTTCTAAAGACTTACAAATAGCTCAATACGTTCAAGAACTCTTTAGTAATCACTACTTCCGACTTTATACCAATACGGATGTTATTGGAGTCGAAACTGCTGGTGCTCTTAAAAATATTATTGCTGTCGGTGCTGGAGCTTTACATGGTTTGGGATTTGGTGACAATGCTAAGGCAGCCATCATCGCTCGAGGCTTGGCAGAAATTACCCGCTTAGGGGTAGCACTCGGTGCCAGTCCATTGACCTATAGCGGCTTATCTGGTGTGGGAGATTTGATTGTAACGGGAACCTCCATCCACTCTCGTAACTGGAGAGCCGGAGATGCTCTTGGTCGTGGAGAATCTCTAGCTGATATCGAAGCCAATATGGGCATGGTAATCGAAGGAATCTCAACGACTCGAGCAGCCTATGAACTAGCGCAAGAACTTGGAGTCTATATGCCCATTACACAAGCCATTTACCAAGTTATTTACCACGGAACCAATATCAAAGATGCCATTTATGACATCATGAACAATGAATTTAAAGCAGAAAATGAGTGGTCTTAA
- a CDS encoding MarR family transcriptional regulator translates to MSQYAYVLVVISLAFLFLLNKYEKERLQRLYQEQLLKDETFRTDIKEKIHTTENINDVIAYINKTYHLGMLLSKDITDQLK, encoded by the coding sequence ATGAGCCAATATGCTTATGTCCTCGTTGTGATTAGCTTGGCGTTCCTTTTTCTGCTCAATAAGTACGAGAAGGAGAGACTGCAAAGGCTCTACCAAGAACAACTTTTGAAGGATGAAACATTTAGGACTGACATCAAAGAGAAAATTCACACGACTGAAAATATCAATGATGTCATTGCTTACATCAATAAAACTTATCATCTGGGAATGTTACTGTCAAAAGACATTACAGATCAATTGAAATAA